One region of Vairimorpha necatrix chromosome 10, complete sequence genomic DNA includes:
- a CDS encoding small nuclear ribonucleoprotein Sm D3: MTIIQTLQETTNMIISVRTLDNTTFKGTVVEVDDYMNVILKNVDIITDKILYSPEVVIRGSNIKFFILPQIIKHL, from the coding sequence ATGACAATTATTCAAACATTACAAGAAACTACAAACATGATAATTTCTGTAAGAACTTTAGATAATACCACCTTTAAAGGAACTGTAGTAGAAGTAGATGATTACATGAATgtcatattaaaaaatgtcgATATTATTACAGACAAAATATTGTATAGTCCTGAAGTTGTAATTCGAGggtcaaatataaaatttttcatattgcCACAAATAATCAAGCACTTATAA
- a CDS encoding thioredoxin peroxidase: MYFPEINLDMQFKAFEDDHITTINLKDYKGKNVVLLFYPNDFTFVCPTELNVISDRKEEFARRNTVVFLISNDSVYSHKAWAKLPRQDGGVEGIQWPMLSDSGAKLSGLFGFYDQDEDITKRATLIFDTKGEVKYTSIYNDMIGRSTDEILRIIDAINFTAEHGEICPMDWNSSSK; the protein is encoded by the coding sequence ATGTATTTCCCAGAAATAAATCTTGATATGCAATTTAAAGCTTTTGAAGACGACCATATTACtactataaatttgaaagatTATAAAGGCAAAAACGTagtacttttattttatcctAATGATTTCACTTTTGTATGTCCTACTGAATTGAATGTCATTTCTGATAGGAAAGAAGAGTTTGCGAGACGTAATActgttgtttttttgatatcTAATGATTCGGTTTATTCTCACAAAGCTTGGGCTAAATTGCCCAGACAAGATGGGGGAGTTGAAGGCATTCAATGGCCTATGTTATCGGACAGCGGTGCAAAATTAAGCGGTCTTTTTGGATTTTATGATCAAGATGAAGACATAACTAAAAGAGCtactttaatatttgatacTAAAGGAGAAGTTAAATATACGTCTATATATAATGACATGATAGGAAGAAGCACTGATGAAATATTAAGGATAATTGAtgctataaattttacagcTGAGCATGGAGAAATTTGTCCAATGGATTGGAATTCTAgctcaaaataa